Proteins from one Chaetodon auriga isolate fChaAug3 chromosome 19, fChaAug3.hap1, whole genome shotgun sequence genomic window:
- the prlra gene encoding prolactin receptor a isoform X1 codes for MKKAVEVILLLLLLFFTSPAKGTRYSPPGKPALTRCRSPEKETFTCWWEPGSDGGLPTTYALYYRKENSETVLECPDYHTAGENSCFFNKNDTSIWVNYNITVVATNALGSTFSDPVDIDVVYIVKPNPPERVTVTVLEDKGWPFLRMSWEPPHKADTRSGWITLIYEIRVKLEEEVDWEMHLAGQQKMFNIFSLRSGGTYLVQVRCKPDHGFWSEWSSTSYIKVPDYFHREKSVWILITVFSAFIFLILTWLLHMNSRSLKHCILPPVPGPKIKGFDKQLLKNGKSEEVFSALVVSDFPPIHSSNYEDLLVEYLEVYVPEEQELMLEESKDLHDGCLKSEGSSSDSDSGRGSCDSHTLLMDKCGEAKEEERRTDQERIGVEAQRHPNLWEEKALACAHEDMVSPDMSSGRVKTWPSVFSPLPHYSSSPLNQQSSLEMTQQHYLSDSLFPPGPTASYLTQPGRSTKEALGPSSWELRLSNQQPHQLHPQTPARRHLQAHSDVNISSIGRKQTPAGLHSPALRSTEYVEVQRVNKEDMVLLQPVVSGRGDIEGCPQILLGEDYSKVKGVDRNNMLLLQREVREEDCPCDNQEVNGARENCCTSSRVTTTQKPTACIHTAMPAQDEMVLAVNGYVDTASMCALPTY; via the exons ATGAAGAAAGCTGTGGAAGTTATCCTCCTGTTGTTGCTGCTATTCTTCACGTCGCCTGCAAAGGGAACAC GCTACAGCCCCCCAGGGAAGCCCGCACTGACCAGATGTCGCTCTCCAGAAAAAGAGACCTTCACCTGCTGGTGGGAGCCGGGCTCTGATGGGGGACTGCCCACTACTTACGCCCTCTACTATCGCAAAGAAAA CTCAGAGACAGTCTTGGAGTGTCCCGACTACCACACAGCTGGAGAGAACTCCTGCTTCTTCAACAAGAACGACACGTCCATCTGGGTGAATTACAACATCACCGTGGTGGCCACCAACGCACTGGGCAGCACCTTCTCCGACCCCGTGGATATAGATGTGGTGTACATCG tcaaGCCTAATCCTCCAGAGAGGGTAACAGTTACTGTATTGGAGGACAAGGGCTGGCCCTTCCTCCGGATGTCATGGGAACCACCGCATAAGGCTGACACCCGCTCCGGTTGGATCACTCTCATTTACGAGATCCGCGtcaagctggaggaggaagttGACTGGGAG ATGCACCTTGCAGGCCAGCAGAAGATGTTTAACATTTTCAGCCTGCGGTCAGGTGGTACATACCTTGTTCAGGTGCGCTGTAAGCCCGATCATGGCTTTTGGAGTGAATGGAGTTCCACTTCCTACATCAAAGTTCCTGACT ATTTCCATCGGGAGAAGTCAGTGTGGATCCTCATTACCGTCTTTTCtgccttcatcttcctcatcctcacgTGGTTGCTACACATGAACAGCCGCAG CTTGAAGCATTGTATTCTGCCACCAGTCCCTGGACCTAAAATCAAAGGATTTGATAAGCAGCTCCTCAAG AATGGCAAATCTGAGGAGGTCTTCAGCGCGCTGGTGGTGTCTGATTTCCCCCCAATCCACTCATCTAACTACGAGGACTTGCTGGTGGAGTACTTAGAGGTGTACGTCCCCGAGGAGCAGGAGCTGATGCTGGAGGAAAGCAAGGACCTACACGACGGCTGCCTCAAATCTGAGGGCTCCTCATCTGACAGCGACTCTGGCCGGGGCAGCTGCGACAGCCACACTCTGCTGATGGACAAGTGTGGAGaggcaaaagaagaagagaggcgAACAGATCAGGAAAGAATAGGGGTAGAGGCTCAGAGGCACCCGAATCTCTGGGAGGAGAAAGCATTGGCCTGCGCTCATGAGGACATGGTTAGCCCCGACATGTCCAGTGGAAGGGTGAAGACCTGgccttctgtgttttctccattgCCCCACTACAGCTCAAGCCCGCTTAACCAGCAGAGCTCACTTGAGATGACCCAACAGCACTACCTCTCTGACAGCCTGTTCCCCCCAGGCCCCACAGCGTCATACCTCACCCAGCCTGGCCGCAGCACCAAGGAGGCTCTCGGACCGAGCTCCTGGGAGCTCCGCCTGAGCAACCAGCAACCACATCAGCTCCATCCCCAGACGCCGGCCCGGCGGCACCTCCAGGCCCACAGCGATGTCAACATCTCCAGCATCGGCCGCAAGCAGACGCCTGCCGGTCTGCACTCGCCCGCTCTCCGGTCCACCGAGTACGTGGAGGTCCAGAGGGTCAACAAGGAGGATATGGTGCTTCTCCAGCCAGTTGTGTCAGGCCGTGGCGATATCGAAGGCTGCCCTCAGATACTTCTAGGGGAGGACTATAGCAAGGTGAAGGGGGTAGACAGgaacaacatgctgctgctccagagaGAGGTGAGGGAAGAAGATTGCCCCTGTGACAACCAGGAGGTGAATGGAGCCAGAGAGAACTGCTGCACATCATCCAGAGTTACCACTACACAGAAGCCCACAGCCTGCATTCACACTGCCATGCCGGCACAGGACGAAATGGTCCTGGCGGTGAATGGTTATGTTGACACTGCCTCCATGTGCGCACTGCCCACTTACTAG
- the prlra gene encoding prolactin receptor a isoform X2 — protein sequence MLRLCGATMKKAVEVILLLLLLFFTSPAKGTRYSPPGKPALTRCRSPEKETFTCWWEPGSDGGLPTTYALYYRKENSETVLECPDYHTAGENSCFFNKNDTSIWVNYNITVVATNALGSTFSDPVDIDVVYIVKPNPPERVTVTVLEDKGWPFLRMSWEPPHKADTRSGWITLIYEIRVKLEEEVDWEMHLAGQQKMFNIFSLRSGGTYLVQVRCKPDHGFWSEWSSTSYIKVPDYFHREKSVWILITVFSAFIFLILTWLLHMNSRSLKHCILPPVPGPKIKGFDKQLLKNGKSEEVFSALVVSDFPPIHSSNYEDLLVEYLEVYVPEEQELMLEESKDLHDGCLKSEGSSSDSDSGRGSCDSHTLLMDKCGEAKEEERRTDQERIGVEAQRHPNLWEEKALACAHEDMVSPDMSSGRVKTWPSVFSPLPHYSSSPLNQQSSLEMTQQHYLSDSLFPPGPTASYLTQPGRSTKEALGPSSWELRLSNQQPHQLHPQTPARRHLQAHSDVNISSIGRKQTPAGLHSPALRSTEYVEVQRVNKEDMVLLQPVVSGRGDIEGCPQILLGEDYSKVKGVDRNNMLLLQREVREEDCPCDNQEVNGARENCCTSSRVTTTQKPTACIHTAMPAQDEMVLAVNGYVDTASMCALPTY from the exons ATG CTGAGGCTTTGTGGTGCCACGATGAAGAAAGCTGTGGAAGTTATCCTCCTGTTGTTGCTGCTATTCTTCACGTCGCCTGCAAAGGGAACAC GCTACAGCCCCCCAGGGAAGCCCGCACTGACCAGATGTCGCTCTCCAGAAAAAGAGACCTTCACCTGCTGGTGGGAGCCGGGCTCTGATGGGGGACTGCCCACTACTTACGCCCTCTACTATCGCAAAGAAAA CTCAGAGACAGTCTTGGAGTGTCCCGACTACCACACAGCTGGAGAGAACTCCTGCTTCTTCAACAAGAACGACACGTCCATCTGGGTGAATTACAACATCACCGTGGTGGCCACCAACGCACTGGGCAGCACCTTCTCCGACCCCGTGGATATAGATGTGGTGTACATCG tcaaGCCTAATCCTCCAGAGAGGGTAACAGTTACTGTATTGGAGGACAAGGGCTGGCCCTTCCTCCGGATGTCATGGGAACCACCGCATAAGGCTGACACCCGCTCCGGTTGGATCACTCTCATTTACGAGATCCGCGtcaagctggaggaggaagttGACTGGGAG ATGCACCTTGCAGGCCAGCAGAAGATGTTTAACATTTTCAGCCTGCGGTCAGGTGGTACATACCTTGTTCAGGTGCGCTGTAAGCCCGATCATGGCTTTTGGAGTGAATGGAGTTCCACTTCCTACATCAAAGTTCCTGACT ATTTCCATCGGGAGAAGTCAGTGTGGATCCTCATTACCGTCTTTTCtgccttcatcttcctcatcctcacgTGGTTGCTACACATGAACAGCCGCAG CTTGAAGCATTGTATTCTGCCACCAGTCCCTGGACCTAAAATCAAAGGATTTGATAAGCAGCTCCTCAAG AATGGCAAATCTGAGGAGGTCTTCAGCGCGCTGGTGGTGTCTGATTTCCCCCCAATCCACTCATCTAACTACGAGGACTTGCTGGTGGAGTACTTAGAGGTGTACGTCCCCGAGGAGCAGGAGCTGATGCTGGAGGAAAGCAAGGACCTACACGACGGCTGCCTCAAATCTGAGGGCTCCTCATCTGACAGCGACTCTGGCCGGGGCAGCTGCGACAGCCACACTCTGCTGATGGACAAGTGTGGAGaggcaaaagaagaagagaggcgAACAGATCAGGAAAGAATAGGGGTAGAGGCTCAGAGGCACCCGAATCTCTGGGAGGAGAAAGCATTGGCCTGCGCTCATGAGGACATGGTTAGCCCCGACATGTCCAGTGGAAGGGTGAAGACCTGgccttctgtgttttctccattgCCCCACTACAGCTCAAGCCCGCTTAACCAGCAGAGCTCACTTGAGATGACCCAACAGCACTACCTCTCTGACAGCCTGTTCCCCCCAGGCCCCACAGCGTCATACCTCACCCAGCCTGGCCGCAGCACCAAGGAGGCTCTCGGACCGAGCTCCTGGGAGCTCCGCCTGAGCAACCAGCAACCACATCAGCTCCATCCCCAGACGCCGGCCCGGCGGCACCTCCAGGCCCACAGCGATGTCAACATCTCCAGCATCGGCCGCAAGCAGACGCCTGCCGGTCTGCACTCGCCCGCTCTCCGGTCCACCGAGTACGTGGAGGTCCAGAGGGTCAACAAGGAGGATATGGTGCTTCTCCAGCCAGTTGTGTCAGGCCGTGGCGATATCGAAGGCTGCCCTCAGATACTTCTAGGGGAGGACTATAGCAAGGTGAAGGGGGTAGACAGgaacaacatgctgctgctccagagaGAGGTGAGGGAAGAAGATTGCCCCTGTGACAACCAGGAGGTGAATGGAGCCAGAGAGAACTGCTGCACATCATCCAGAGTTACCACTACACAGAAGCCCACAGCCTGCATTCACACTGCCATGCCGGCACAGGACGAAATGGTCCTGGCGGTGAATGGTTATGTTGACACTGCCTCCATGTGCGCACTGCCCACTTACTAG